Proteins encoded by one window of Ovis canadensis isolate MfBH-ARS-UI-01 breed Bighorn chromosome 14, ARS-UI_OviCan_v2, whole genome shotgun sequence:
- the LOC138419534 gene encoding F-box only protein 27-like, with amino-acid sequence MSYAGSPAAAAAGPDEETTEASTSCGLPARVPAPHHEPQEAPGPNQLPIEMLQKVLSYLPPSTLLRHCRPVCRLWRDVVDSWDLWRSILPWRHPDLWPVIRTCLPPADAPGPCILGRFCELRPIGRKLTANPLGKEDLWEEEEDLGVRLKTSGEMSYSPAYRYWYKEEILDLEEEGLWRELLDSGKIWISVCRRWTEQQGSDRMYQLVVKLLDANYATLHYFFHKRFPVRPRTGSFSFRIMHAFTNIKKGVRFVLFDHSVEGYDSWPEQCGVCRPQSSVIVRIRP; translated from the exons ATGTCTTACGCTGGctctccagcagcagcagccgcagggcCTGACGAGGAGACCACGGAGGCCTCAACCTCCTGTGGCCTGCCCGCTCGCGTCCCAGCCCCGCACCACGAACCACAGGAGGCTCCGGGCCCGAACCAACTGCCCATCGAGATGCTCCAGAAGGTGCTGAGCTACCTGCCTCCTAGCACGCTGCTCCGGCACTGCCGCCCGGTGTGCCGGCTCTGGCGAGACGTGGTGGACAGCTGGGACCTGTGGCGGAGCATCCTGCCCTGGAGACACCCCGACCTGTGGCCCGTCATCCGCACCTGCCTGCCCCCTGCTGACGCCCCCGGGCCCTGCATCCTGGGCCGCTTCTGCGAGCTCAGACCCATAGGACGCAAGCTCACCGCGAACCCCCTGGGCAAAG AAGACCtctgggaggaagaggaagacttGGGGGTCAGGCTGAAGACTTCTGGGGAGATGAGCTACAGTCCTGCCTACAG GTATTGGTACAAGGAAGAAATTTTggacctggaggaggagggtCTGTGGCGGGAACTCCTGGATAGTGGAAAGATTTGGATTTCTGTCTGTCGCCG CTGGACAGAGCAACAAGGCAGTGACCGGATGTATCAGCTAGTCGTCAAGCTCCTAGATGCCAACTATGCCACCTTGCATTATTTCTTCCATAAACGTTTTCCCGTCCGGCCACGGACAGGCAGTTTCTCCTTTCGG ATCATGCACGCATTCACCAACATCAAGAAGGGCGTCCGCTTTGTGTTGTTTGACCACAGTGTCGAGGGCTATGATTCGTGGCCTGAGCAGTGTGGAGTCTGCAGGCCCCAATCCAGTGTCATCGTACGGATCCGTCCCTAG
- the LOC138419535 gene encoding F-box only protein 27-like: MLGLSQLPIEMLLKVLTYLPTSVLLGQCRHVCRYWRYLVDTRAVWLSVLPYSHAKLWPVFRSCLPRDDDDDPRPCLLGRFCERRPLGRNLYPNPHGIGGEPTKRGLKGAHGMVWRWCYKKQVLDLEEEGLWPELLDSGKIEICVSARWADQEASVCLYELIIQLLDAKQAKLHHFSPRLIHQGTTSIPFKTDHLFCNLKRGVRFVSLEHWIWDMGFLPEDYGIIVPKASVIVQVRQL, encoded by the exons ATGCTCGGCTTAAGCCAACTGCCCATCGAGATGCTCCTGAAAGTGCTGACCTACCTTCCCACAAGCGTACTGCTCGGGCAGTGCCGCCACGTGTGCCGGTACTGGCGCTACCTGGTGGACACCCGGGCCGTGTGGCTGAGCGTCTTACCCTACAGCCACGCTAAGCTGTGGCCCGTCTTCCGATCCTGCCTCCCCCGAGACGACGACGACGACCCCAGGCCCTGCCTCCTAGGCCGCTTCTGCGAGCGTAGACCCTTAGGACGCAATCTCTACCCAAACCCCCACGGCATAGGTGGGGAGCCCACGAAAAGAGGTCTCAAGGGTGCCCATGGGATGGTTTGGAG GTGGTGTTACAAAAAGCAAGTGTTggacctggaggaggagggtCTGTGGCCGGAACTCCTGGATAGTGGAAAGATTGAGATTTGTGTCTCTGCCCG GTGGGCAGACCAAGAAGCCTCGGTCTGTCTGTATGAGCTAATTATCCAACTGCTAGATGCCAAGCAGGCCAAGCTACATCATTTCTCTCCTAGGCTAATCCATCAAGGTACAACCAGTATCCCTTTTAAG ACCGACCACCTGTTCTGCAACCTCAAGAGGGGCGTCCGCTTTGTGTCTCTGGAACACTGGATTTGGGACATGGGGTTCCTGCCTGAGGACTATGGAATCATCGTGCCCAAGGCCAGTGTGATTGTACAGGTCCGCCAACTCTAG